The following proteins come from a genomic window of Flavobacteriaceae bacterium MAR_2010_188:
- a CDS encoding Dipeptidyl aminopeptidase/acylaminoacyl peptidase — protein MTKKFAFLLLLSGFFGFAQVNLEYQDPPASILELVNAPLVPSVQIDSKGENVILLYRDAYKSISELSEEELRLAGLRINPKTNIGSRTRFYNNLMMKKTSDKDAKQVTGLPANARLSDFSWSPDESKIAFLNTVDNGVEVWLMDVKNSSTKKLTDPIVNANTGDAIAWFKDNQNLLVKTLPANRKELIDVASAIPTGPTISISDGSKAQNRTYQDLLQNPNDEFNFEQLSYSTLKKVSVDGSVTDFMGSNLYLDVDFSPNGEYLMVSHMKKPFSYLVTYDRFPHETNIYKSNGELVQKINDVALDEVRPKGFMSTREGKRSMNWRNDKPATIYWAEALDKGDPEIEVAQRDAVYQLSAPFNGPPELLFKTINRYSGVSWGNDNTAIVSDYWWNTRNTKTYIFDPSNPKKDLKMISDRNYQDVYNDPGNFVTTKNKMGEYVLEMDGKNLFLMGDGYSEEGQFPFIDKLNTNNLKTERIYKSAYTDKLENLISAIDMEEGKILVRIESQNEYPNYYIRDIEKKEDLSPITAFENPFKSIQEVDKKVITYKRDDGLDLDATLYLPLDYEEGKKYPMVMWAYPREFKDKNSASQNTTNPNEFIYPYYGSPIYWVTRGYVVLDDAAFPIVGEGEVEPNDSFRKQLVANAKAAIDAVDEMGYIDRKKVAVGGHSYGAFMTANLLSHSDLFAAGIARSGAYNRTLTPFGFQSEERSYWEAPEVYNSMSPFMNADKMKTPLLLIHGVADNNSGTYPLQSERYFNALKGLGATVRLVMLPKESHGYAAKESILHLLWEQDQWLEKYVKNREDEQEGTD, from the coding sequence ATGACTAAAAAATTTGCATTTTTATTATTATTGAGCGGTTTTTTTGGCTTCGCCCAAGTAAACCTCGAATACCAAGACCCGCCAGCGTCAATCTTAGAATTGGTAAACGCTCCTTTGGTTCCTTCGGTTCAAATTGACAGTAAAGGAGAAAACGTGATTTTACTATATAGAGATGCCTATAAATCAATTTCCGAGCTATCCGAAGAAGAACTTAGATTGGCAGGTCTAAGAATAAATCCAAAAACAAATATTGGTAGTCGCACCAGGTTTTACAACAATTTAATGATGAAGAAGACATCCGATAAAGATGCAAAGCAGGTGACGGGACTTCCGGCTAATGCAAGACTTTCAGACTTTAGTTGGTCACCGGACGAATCAAAAATCGCGTTTTTAAATACGGTAGATAACGGTGTAGAAGTGTGGTTAATGGATGTCAAAAATAGTTCAACTAAAAAATTAACCGACCCCATCGTAAATGCAAATACAGGAGATGCGATTGCTTGGTTTAAGGACAATCAAAATCTTTTAGTTAAAACCTTGCCCGCAAACCGAAAGGAATTAATCGATGTTGCATCAGCAATACCCACCGGACCAACCATCTCCATCAGTGATGGCTCCAAAGCACAAAATAGGACCTATCAGGATTTATTACAAAATCCAAACGACGAATTTAATTTTGAACAATTGTCTTATTCAACTTTGAAAAAAGTTTCAGTAGATGGAAGTGTGACCGATTTTATGGGCTCTAATCTCTATCTAGACGTTGACTTCTCCCCAAATGGCGAATATCTAATGGTATCACATATGAAAAAACCATTTTCATATTTAGTGACTTATGACAGATTTCCGCATGAAACGAATATTTACAAAAGTAACGGGGAACTCGTACAGAAGATAAATGACGTTGCTTTGGATGAAGTAAGACCAAAAGGTTTTATGTCGACCCGAGAAGGTAAACGGTCTATGAATTGGAGAAACGATAAGCCAGCGACCATATATTGGGCCGAAGCATTAGATAAAGGCGACCCAGAAATTGAGGTTGCACAGAGAGATGCCGTTTATCAATTATCAGCCCCTTTTAACGGCCCTCCAGAATTATTATTTAAAACAATTAATCGCTATAGTGGCGTCTCGTGGGGAAACGACAATACTGCTATAGTCTCTGATTATTGGTGGAATACTAGAAACACAAAAACATACATCTTTGACCCTTCCAATCCTAAGAAGGATTTAAAAATGATAAGTGACAGAAATTATCAAGATGTCTACAACGACCCTGGAAATTTCGTAACTACTAAAAATAAAATGGGCGAATATGTTTTGGAAATGGATGGTAAGAATCTATTTCTAATGGGCGACGGGTATTCTGAAGAAGGACAGTTTCCATTCATCGATAAGCTTAATACTAATAATCTCAAGACCGAACGAATTTATAAATCTGCTTATACCGATAAACTAGAAAATTTGATATCGGCAATAGATATGGAAGAAGGAAAAATTCTGGTAAGGATAGAGTCCCAGAATGAATATCCTAATTATTATATCCGAGACATCGAAAAAAAAGAGGACCTATCCCCCATTACAGCTTTTGAAAATCCTTTTAAAAGTATCCAAGAGGTAGATAAGAAAGTAATAACCTATAAAAGGGATGATGGTTTAGATTTAGATGCAACCTTATATCTTCCGTTGGATTACGAAGAAGGTAAAAAATATCCAATGGTAATGTGGGCCTATCCAAGAGAATTCAAGGATAAGAATAGTGCTTCACAAAATACTACCAATCCAAATGAATTTATTTATCCCTATTACGGATCACCGATTTATTGGGTCACCAGAGGATACGTGGTTTTAGATGATGCGGCTTTCCCAATTGTAGGTGAAGGTGAAGTAGAACCAAACGATTCTTTTAGAAAACAGTTGGTAGCAAATGCTAAAGCAGCAATCGATGCGGTTGACGAAATGGGCTATATTGATAGAAAGAAAGTTGCCGTAGGTGGGCATTCTTACGGAGCTTTTATGACCGCCAATTTACTATCTCATTCTGACTTATTTGCTGCGGGTATTGCTAGAAGCGGCGCTTATAATAGAACCCTTACACCTTTTGGTTTTCAATCTGAAGAACGTTCATATTGGGAAGCACCAGAAGTTTACAATAGCATGTCGCCTTTTATGAATGCAGATAAGATGAAAACGCCACTACTATTAATACATGGCGTTGCAGATAATAATTCGGGGACTTACCCATTACAAAGTGAACGTTACTTTAATGCTCTAAAAGGATTAGGCGCTACGGTGAGATTGGTGATGCTCCCGAAAGAGAGCCACGGTTATGCAGCTAAAGAATCAATCCTTCATCTTTTATGGGAACAGGACCAATGGTTAGAGAAGTATGTGAAGAACCGAGAAGATGAGCAAGAAGGAACCGATTAA